A window from Pyrococcus yayanosii CH1 encodes these proteins:
- the leuS gene encoding leucine--tRNA ligase: MAELNFKAIEEKWQKRWLEEKVFEPQRDPRKPKFYITVAFPYLSGHLHVGHARTYTIPDVIARFKRMQGYNVLFPMGWHITGAPIVGIAERIKNRDPKTIWIYRDVYKVPEEILWTFEDPVNIVKYFMRAAKETFIRAGFSVDWSREFHTTSLFPPFSKFIEWQFIRLKEMGYIVKGAHRVRWDPVVGTPLGDHDLMEGEDVPILEYVLIKFELREDGEVIYLPAATLRPETVYGVTNMWVNPEAIYVKAKIRRGDREETWIISREAAYKLSFQDREIEILEEFKGEKLIGKYVRNLVTGDEVIILPAEFVDPDNATGVVMSVPAHAPFDHVALEDLKRETEILLKYDIDPRVVEEISYISLIKLEGYGEFPAVEEVEKLGIKSQKDREKLEQATKTIYKAEYHKGIFKVEPYAGKPVQEVKELIAKELQEKGIAEIMYEFAEKNVISRFGNRAVIKIIHDQWFIDYGNPEWKAKAKEALDQMTIYPESRRAQFEAVIEWLDKKACARKVGLGTPLPWDPEWVIESLSDSTIYMAYYTISRHINKLREEDKLDPEKLTPEFFDYIFREGFSEAKEKELAEKTGIPAEIIHEMKEEFEYWYPLDWRCSAKDLIPNHLTFFIFNHVALFRREHWPRGIAVNGFGTLEGQKMSKSKGNVLNFIDAIEENGADVVRLYIMSLAEHDSDFDWRRKEVGKLRKQVERFYELVSEFASYEAKEGIELKSIDRWMLHRLNKSIEGTTKALEEFRTRTAVQWAFYTIMNDLRWYLRRTEGRDDAAKRYVLRTLADVWVRLMAPFTPHICEELWEKLGGEGFVSLAKWPEPRKEWWNEALEIGEEFIKSLIEDIKEIVEVAKIENPKRAYIYTAPEWKWRVVEVVAEKRDFKAAMAELMKDEEIRKHGKEVAKIVQRLIKERAFDVKRIDEEKVLREAKEFIEKELGLEIVINPKEDKGGKKKQAMPLKPAVYVE, from the coding sequence ATGGCTGAACTTAACTTCAAGGCCATCGAGGAGAAGTGGCAGAAAAGATGGCTGGAGGAGAAGGTCTTCGAGCCTCAGAGGGACCCAAGGAAGCCCAAGTTCTACATAACGGTGGCCTTCCCATACCTTTCCGGACATTTGCACGTCGGCCACGCCAGAACCTACACTATTCCCGACGTCATAGCACGCTTCAAGAGAATGCAGGGCTACAACGTGCTGTTCCCGATGGGCTGGCACATCACCGGGGCCCCGATAGTTGGAATAGCCGAGAGAATAAAGAACCGCGACCCCAAGACCATCTGGATTTACAGGGACGTTTACAAGGTGCCCGAAGAGATACTCTGGACCTTCGAGGACCCCGTGAACATCGTGAAGTACTTCATGAGAGCAGCAAAAGAGACCTTCATCAGGGCAGGATTCAGCGTTGATTGGAGCAGGGAGTTCCACACCACGAGCCTGTTCCCGCCCTTCAGCAAGTTCATCGAGTGGCAGTTCATCAGGCTGAAAGAGATGGGCTACATAGTCAAGGGGGCTCACCGCGTCAGGTGGGACCCGGTCGTGGGCACGCCGCTGGGCGACCACGACCTCATGGAGGGCGAGGACGTCCCAATACTCGAATATGTCCTGATAAAGTTCGAGCTGCGCGAGGACGGAGAGGTAATTTATCTCCCGGCGGCAACCCTGAGGCCAGAAACCGTTTACGGCGTCACCAACATGTGGGTGAATCCAGAAGCGATCTACGTCAAAGCAAAGATCAGGCGCGGCGATAGGGAAGAAACTTGGATAATCAGCAGGGAAGCAGCTTACAAGCTCTCCTTCCAGGACAGGGAGATTGAAATTTTAGAGGAGTTCAAGGGCGAGAAGCTGATAGGAAAATACGTGAGAAATCTGGTGACTGGCGACGAGGTCATAATACTGCCGGCCGAGTTCGTCGATCCTGACAACGCGACCGGAGTTGTCATGAGCGTTCCAGCGCATGCACCCTTCGACCACGTGGCTTTGGAGGATTTGAAGAGGGAGACGGAGATTTTGCTCAAGTACGACATAGACCCAAGGGTCGTCGAGGAGATAAGCTACATCTCGCTGATAAAGCTCGAGGGTTATGGCGAGTTCCCGGCCGTCGAAGAGGTAGAGAAACTGGGCATAAAGAGCCAGAAGGATAGGGAGAAGCTGGAGCAAGCCACGAAGACGATATACAAGGCCGAGTACCACAAGGGAATCTTCAAGGTCGAGCCCTACGCTGGCAAACCGGTGCAGGAGGTAAAGGAGCTCATCGCAAAGGAGCTCCAGGAGAAGGGTATCGCCGAGATAATGTACGAGTTCGCGGAGAAGAACGTGATAAGCCGCTTTGGAAATCGGGCCGTCATCAAGATAATCCACGACCAGTGGTTTATCGATTACGGGAACCCTGAGTGGAAGGCTAAGGCAAAGGAGGCACTCGACCAGATGACCATCTATCCCGAGAGCCGCAGAGCCCAGTTCGAGGCCGTCATCGAATGGCTCGACAAGAAGGCCTGCGCCAGAAAAGTGGGGCTGGGAACTCCTCTACCCTGGGACCCCGAGTGGGTCATTGAGAGTCTGAGTGATTCAACGATTTACATGGCTTACTACACGATTAGCAGGCACATAAACAAGCTCCGCGAGGAGGATAAACTCGACCCCGAGAAGCTCACGCCTGAGTTCTTCGACTACATATTCAGGGAGGGCTTCAGCGAGGCCAAGGAGAAAGAGCTAGCCGAGAAGACCGGAATTCCGGCTGAGATTATCCACGAGATGAAGGAGGAGTTCGAGTACTGGTATCCATTAGACTGGCGCTGTTCCGCCAAAGACCTGATACCAAACCACCTGACGTTCTTCATCTTCAATCACGTAGCCCTCTTCAGAAGGGAGCACTGGCCAAGGGGCATAGCGGTGAATGGCTTCGGAACGCTCGAGGGTCAGAAGATGAGCAAGAGCAAGGGCAACGTGCTGAACTTCATCGACGCCATCGAGGAGAACGGAGCAGATGTCGTCAGGCTATACATAATGAGCCTTGCCGAGCACGATAGTGATTTTGATTGGCGCAGGAAGGAAGTCGGAAAGCTCAGGAAACAGGTCGAGAGGTTCTACGAACTCGTGAGCGAGTTTGCAAGCTATGAGGCCAAGGAAGGTATTGAGCTGAAGAGCATTGACCGCTGGATGCTCCACAGGCTGAACAAATCCATTGAGGGAACCACCAAGGCTCTGGAGGAGTTCAGGACCAGAACCGCTGTCCAGTGGGCCTTCTACACTATCATGAACGACCTGCGCTGGTACCTGAGGAGGACAGAGGGACGAGATGATGCCGCCAAGCGCTACGTCCTGAGAACACTTGCAGACGTTTGGGTTAGGCTGATGGCACCGTTCACGCCCCACATATGCGAGGAGCTCTGGGAGAAGCTCGGCGGAGAGGGATTCGTCAGCCTAGCGAAGTGGCCTGAACCCAGGAAGGAATGGTGGAACGAGGCCCTTGAGATTGGCGAGGAATTCATTAAGTCTCTCATAGAGGACATAAAAGAGATCGTCGAGGTGGCAAAGATAGAGAACCCGAAGAGGGCTTACATCTACACTGCCCCAGAATGGAAGTGGCGTGTTGTTGAAGTTGTTGCAGAGAAGAGGGACTTCAAGGCCGCAATGGCAGAGCTCATGAAAGATGAAGAGATAAGGAAGCACGGCAAGGAGGTTGCGAAGATAGTTCAGAGGCTAATTAAGGAGAGAGCTTTCGATGTCAAGAGGATAGACGAGGAGAAGGTCCTGAGAGAGGCGAAGGAGTTCATAGAGAAGGAGCTTGGCTTGGAGATAGTCATTAACCCGAAGGAGGACAAGGGCGGAAAGAAAAAACAGGCGATGCCTCTGAAGCCTGCAGTTTACGTGGAGTGA
- a CDS encoding DUF835 domain-containing protein has protein sequence MPLAEYVDLLMLIVSLLTSAYLFTAYLKASKEYTLFGAFGWAMLAFHEAMRLFNGLEFLQEGLLYGFSLGTSLYILSIVEELSPTAIRLFKLFLLIPLVHIVYRLLWVIMGIKYPGVGGIAGDSGTILLISAYVVWRVLGREGRLMALSAVPLSVALLLYKICHSTYVELVLVAIGAVMLSWVTVRTSSRVLFRPGSEGSADLPKGLLMLPEREFRVMLKDLEDNSLLLFTREVRDYPESWTVFYVTNAPTANSVRPTSLEKMTHLAVRYLREAREMGTRGIVALDCLEYLRMYNDFSSLLKFLHNLRDYAIVEVGTALVSFVPEAWDERERALLMGVS, from the coding sequence ATGCCACTCGCCGAGTACGTTGACCTCTTGATGCTCATCGTATCCCTTCTCACGTCTGCCTATCTCTTCACTGCCTATCTTAAAGCATCTAAGGAATACACGCTCTTTGGGGCCTTTGGATGGGCAATGTTGGCCTTCCATGAGGCCATGAGACTGTTTAACGGGCTTGAATTTCTCCAAGAAGGCCTGCTCTACGGCTTCTCCCTCGGGACATCCCTCTACATACTGTCAATCGTGGAGGAGCTCTCTCCCACCGCTATCCGCCTCTTTAAGCTGTTCCTGCTAATCCCACTGGTTCACATCGTCTACCGCCTCCTGTGGGTGATCATGGGGATAAAATACCCGGGTGTCGGAGGAATAGCGGGGGATTCGGGGACGATACTCTTAATCTCAGCCTATGTCGTGTGGAGAGTCCTTGGAAGGGAGGGTAGGCTCATGGCCCTCTCGGCGGTTCCCCTTTCCGTAGCCCTCCTCCTCTACAAAATCTGCCACAGCACGTACGTGGAGCTGGTTCTGGTGGCCATTGGTGCCGTCATGCTCTCTTGGGTGACCGTGAGGACGTCTTCGAGGGTGTTATTCAGGCCTGGTAGTGAGGGCTCGGCTGACCTCCCCAAGGGACTTCTCATGCTTCCCGAGAGGGAGTTCAGGGTGATGCTCAAGGATCTTGAGGATAATTCTCTTCTTCTGTTCACGCGGGAGGTGAGGGACTACCCGGAATCCTGGACGGTGTTCTACGTTACCAACGCTCCAACTGCTAACTCCGTTCGCCCCACCTCCCTGGAGAAGATGACACATCTGGCGGTTCGCTACCTGAGGGAGGCCAGGGAAATGGGAACGAGGGGTATTGTTGCTCTGGACTGCTTGGAATATCTCCGGATGTACAACGACTTCTCATCGCTCCTAAAGTTCCTCCACAATCTGAGGGACTACGCTATTGTGGAGGTGGGAACGGCGCTGGTGTCCTTCGTCCCGGAGGCTTGGGATGAAAGGGAAAGGGCCCTGCTTATGGGGGTTAGCTAG
- a CDS encoding 50S ribosomal protein L15e encodes MGMYKYIREAWKSPKKSYVGQLLKQRMIKWRREPVVVRIERPTRLDRARALGYQAKQGYVIVRVRVRRGGRKRPRWRAGRKPSKMGMVKYSPKKSLQWIAEEKAARKFPNLEVLNSYWVGEDGMYKWFEVIMVDPHHPVIKSDPKIAWIALKVHKRRVFRGLTSAGKKGRGLRNKGKGAEKVRPSIRANEGKGK; translated from the coding sequence ATGGGCATGTACAAGTACATTAGGGAAGCTTGGAAGAGCCCCAAGAAGAGCTACGTGGGTCAGTTGCTCAAGCAGAGGATGATAAAGTGGAGAAGGGAGCCGGTAGTCGTTAGGATTGAGAGGCCGACCAGGCTCGATAGGGCTAGGGCTTTGGGTTATCAGGCCAAGCAGGGCTACGTCATCGTTCGTGTTAGGGTTAGGCGGGGAGGAAGGAAGAGGCCCAGGTGGAGGGCTGGAAGGAAGCCCTCCAAGATGGGTATGGTCAAGTACTCACCCAAGAAGAGCCTTCAATGGATAGCCGAGGAGAAGGCGGCGAGAAAGTTCCCGAACCTTGAGGTTCTCAACTCATACTGGGTCGGCGAGGACGGAATGTACAAGTGGTTTGAGGTCATAATGGTCGACCCGCACCACCCCGTAATTAAGTCCGATCCGAAGATAGCCTGGATAGCCCTTAAGGTTCACAAGCGCAGGGTCTTCCGCGGGCTTACCTCAGCTGGCAAGAAGGGCCGTGGCCTGAGGAACAAGGGTAAGGGAGCCGAAAAGGTTAGGCCCAGCATAAGGGCAAATGAGGGCAAGGGTAAGTGA
- the ndk gene encoding nucleoside-diphosphate kinase, whose product MVIIKPDAVVRGLIGEIISRFEKRGLKIVGMKMIWIDRELAEKHYAEHKGKPFFEALIEYITKAPSVVMVVEGRYAISVVRKMAGATDPKDAEPGTIRGDYGLDIGDAIYNVVHASDSPESAEREINLYFKPEELFEYCKAADWFYRTKKKAKCEEL is encoded by the coding sequence CTGGTAATAATAAAGCCGGACGCGGTTGTCAGGGGTCTGATTGGGGAGATAATCAGCAGATTCGAGAAACGCGGTCTCAAAATAGTCGGAATGAAAATGATATGGATTGACAGGGAGCTCGCAGAGAAGCACTATGCGGAGCACAAGGGAAAGCCCTTCTTCGAAGCCCTAATAGAGTATATAACGAAGGCACCTAGCGTTGTGATGGTCGTTGAAGGGAGATATGCGATAAGCGTTGTAAGAAAGATGGCCGGGGCCACCGACCCGAAGGACGCAGAGCCTGGGACTATAAGGGGAGACTACGGACTCGACATAGGGGACGCGATATACAACGTCGTCCACGCCAGCGACAGTCCAGAGAGTGCAGAGAGGGAGATAAATCTCTACTTCAAGCCAGAAGAGCTCTTCGAATACTGCAAAGCCGCAGACTGGTTCTATAGAACAAAGAAGAAGGCGAAGTGCGAAGAGCTTTAA
- a CDS encoding chloride channel protein, with the protein MKEETKEFAMILVEAILIAWLGYLFLYQNYLLYRWHRNLPLPSRVPFLLAGIVMGLIFLWWQLRKKNIIKTMPPLAFGVSHGGSRENAGNNKAGRGCQGSDWGDNQQIRETRSQNSRNENDMD; encoded by the coding sequence ATGAAGGAGGAAACTAAGGAGTTCGCCATGATTCTCGTTGAGGCCATCCTGATAGCGTGGCTTGGCTATCTCTTCCTATATCAGAACTACCTTCTCTACAGATGGCACAGGAACCTGCCCCTGCCCAGCCGGGTACCCTTCCTGCTCGCTGGGATAGTCATGGGCCTGATTTTTCTCTGGTGGCAGCTCAGGAAGAAAAACATAATTAAGACCATGCCCCCATTAGCCTTTGGTGTTTCCCATGGCGGAAGTCGAGAGAACGCTGGTAATAATAAAGCCGGACGCGGTTGTCAGGGGTCTGATTGGGGAGATAATCAGCAGATTCGAGAAACGCGGTCTCAAAATAGTCGGAATGAAAATGATATGGATTGA
- a CDS encoding helicase C-terminal domain-containing protein: MLEYFPYESLRPNQEEFIRLVSDAVRKGKNLIVEAPTGFGKTISVLAGILPHAIAMGYKVVYLARTHKQMDRVIEELKAIGRKAKVSGVEFRSRKELCLHPYIQTFSPDAYNAMVVCKNLKKLGKCPFYENFKEKREGVSELVEFFLTTPGHPSEIVHYCRLLELCPYEVTRRVGEKATVIVASYLYMVSPPIREAFLEGLGLEYSDLILVFDEAHNLPDQAVSALSDRLSLRSLERAVKEAQEYGEGDIESFLLILLRGLELLYEERLKNYEAYEVPIRPEDIFRHVIEVTGYLGRAIVRMLNDMVEVGDAIREDRIERNLPPRSYIGRVGEFLLTWLSLANSEDYLHLMSREKGLSLEIVALDPSRALDFVEEVHSAIFMSGTLSPLEAFRDIIGVEAELKKFPRIVKRENALVLVARDVSTRGEERSPGLYRRLAEYIFEAVRLTPKNVGVFTASYEVLDGLISTNIHVKIEEELGKKVFIEKKGASSRENDALVAQFKAEAKGNGAVLFGVMGGRNSEGQDYSGDEMNGVVLVGIPYARPTPRVQAQIRYFEKKFPGKGRYYGYVLPAHRKLAQAAGRVHRSAEERGSIVILDYRVLWKNVKKDLPDWMVETMRAVTLPTMRLYLRKFWRGKDEGGN, translated from the coding sequence ATGCTCGAATACTTTCCCTACGAGAGCCTCAGACCCAATCAGGAGGAGTTCATTCGACTGGTCAGCGATGCGGTTAGGAAAGGGAAGAACCTAATAGTTGAGGCCCCGACTGGATTCGGAAAGACGATAAGTGTCCTCGCAGGCATCCTTCCCCACGCCATCGCTATGGGATACAAGGTTGTCTACCTTGCCAGGACCCACAAGCAGATGGATAGGGTCATAGAGGAGTTGAAGGCCATAGGGAGGAAGGCAAAGGTCAGTGGCGTCGAATTCAGGAGTAGGAAGGAGCTCTGCCTCCATCCTTACATCCAGACATTTTCCCCCGACGCCTACAATGCCATGGTGGTCTGCAAGAACCTGAAAAAGCTCGGGAAATGCCCCTTCTACGAGAACTTCAAGGAGAAGAGGGAGGGAGTCTCGGAGCTGGTCGAGTTCTTCCTCACAACTCCAGGTCACCCCTCCGAGATAGTCCACTACTGCCGGCTCCTCGAGCTCTGCCCCTACGAGGTGACGCGAAGGGTTGGCGAGAAGGCTACCGTGATAGTGGCCAGCTACCTCTACATGGTGAGTCCCCCGATAAGGGAGGCCTTCCTCGAGGGGCTGGGCCTCGAGTATTCTGACCTGATACTGGTGTTCGACGAGGCTCATAATCTACCGGACCAGGCCGTATCAGCCTTGAGCGATAGGCTATCCCTGAGGAGCCTCGAGAGGGCCGTCAAGGAGGCCCAAGAATACGGGGAGGGGGACATAGAGAGCTTCCTTTTAATCCTTCTGAGAGGGTTGGAACTTCTCTACGAGGAGAGGCTAAAGAACTACGAGGCATATGAGGTTCCGATAAGGCCGGAGGACATCTTCAGGCACGTCATTGAGGTGACCGGCTACTTGGGGAGGGCCATAGTGAGGATGCTCAACGATATGGTGGAGGTAGGGGACGCCATAAGGGAAGACAGGATAGAGCGGAACCTTCCACCAAGGAGTTACATTGGCAGGGTGGGAGAGTTCCTCCTCACGTGGCTCTCCCTCGCGAACAGCGAGGACTATCTGCATCTCATGAGCAGGGAGAAGGGACTCAGCCTCGAGATCGTTGCCCTCGACCCCTCTAGAGCCCTCGACTTCGTGGAGGAGGTTCACTCGGCCATATTCATGTCCGGGACCCTCAGCCCCTTAGAGGCCTTCAGAGACATAATAGGCGTGGAAGCCGAGCTCAAGAAGTTCCCCAGGATTGTGAAGAGGGAAAATGCCCTTGTGCTTGTCGCGAGAGACGTCTCGACGAGGGGCGAGGAGAGGAGTCCGGGTCTCTACAGAAGGCTTGCTGAGTATATCTTTGAGGCCGTCAGGCTGACGCCAAAGAACGTAGGCGTCTTCACTGCCTCCTATGAGGTCCTCGATGGGCTCATAAGCACTAACATACACGTCAAGATCGAAGAAGAGCTCGGCAAGAAGGTCTTCATCGAGAAGAAAGGGGCCAGCTCGAGGGAGAATGATGCCCTCGTGGCCCAGTTCAAGGCCGAGGCGAAGGGGAACGGGGCCGTCCTCTTCGGTGTCATGGGAGGAAGGAACAGCGAGGGGCAGGATTACAGTGGTGATGAAATGAACGGCGTTGTATTGGTCGGCATCCCATACGCCCGCCCGACGCCGAGGGTCCAAGCTCAGATAAGGTACTTCGAGAAGAAGTTCCCGGGGAAGGGCCGCTACTACGGCTACGTCCTGCCCGCCCACAGAAAGCTAGCCCAGGCGGCGGGAAGAGTGCACCGCTCGGCCGAGGAGAGGGGGAGCATAGTGATCCTCGACTACCGTGTTCTCTGGAAGAATGTTAAAAAGGACTTACCCGACTGGATGGTGGAGACGATGAGGGCTGTAACATTGCCCACGATGAGGCTCTACCTCAGGAAGTTCTGGAGGGGGAAAGATGAAGGAGGAAACTAA
- a CDS encoding acetyl ornithine aminotransferase family protein, with protein sequence MDYPKIVVKPPGPKVRELVERESRVLSPGIGVKLFPLVPRRGFGPFIEDVDGNVFIDFLAGAAAASTGYSHPKLVEAVREQVALIQHSMIGYTHNERAIEVAERLTTIAPVNEPRIIFGMSGSDAVDMAVKVAKFSTGRPWLLAFIGAYHGQTLGATSVAAFQSSQKRGFSPLMPNVFWIPYPNPYRNPWGINGYENPDELINRVLDYLEHYVFAHITPPDEVAALFAEPIQGDAGIVVPPEDFFVQLKGLLEEHGILLVMDEVQTGIARTGKWFASEWFRIEPDLLIFGKGVASGMGLSGVIGRAELMELTSGSSLLTPAANPVISAAAKATLEIIEKENLLENALRVGAFIMKRLREMQEEFEIIGDVRGKGLMIGVEIVRDERPDPELTGKICWRAFELGLILPSYGMFGNVIRITPPLVITEEVAERGLEIMETAIRDALAGRVYKKVVTWH encoded by the coding sequence ATGGACTATCCCAAGATTGTCGTTAAACCCCCGGGACCGAAGGTCAGGGAGCTCGTTGAGAGGGAGAGTCGTGTTCTTTCGCCCGGCATCGGCGTGAAGCTCTTCCCCCTCGTCCCTAGAAGGGGCTTCGGCCCCTTCATAGAGGACGTAGACGGCAACGTCTTCATAGACTTCCTAGCCGGGGCGGCCGCCGCTTCGACAGGATACTCCCATCCGAAGCTCGTGGAGGCCGTAAGGGAGCAGGTCGCCCTCATCCAGCACTCCATGATAGGATACACCCACAACGAGAGGGCGATAGAGGTGGCTGAGAGGCTCACCACCATAGCACCCGTGAACGAGCCAAGGATAATTTTCGGAATGAGCGGTAGCGACGCCGTTGACATGGCAGTCAAGGTAGCCAAGTTCTCAACAGGAAGGCCCTGGCTCTTGGCTTTCATCGGGGCCTATCACGGCCAAACGCTCGGAGCCACGTCGGTAGCGGCGTTCCAGAGTTCCCAGAAGAGAGGCTTCTCGCCTCTCATGCCCAACGTCTTCTGGATTCCCTATCCGAACCCATACAGGAATCCCTGGGGAATAAACGGCTATGAAAATCCAGATGAGCTTATCAACCGCGTCCTCGACTACCTCGAGCACTACGTCTTCGCTCACATAACACCTCCGGATGAGGTGGCGGCCCTCTTCGCGGAGCCAATTCAGGGGGACGCCGGCATAGTGGTTCCGCCAGAAGACTTCTTCGTCCAGCTGAAGGGCCTCCTCGAGGAGCACGGGATATTGCTCGTTATGGATGAGGTCCAGACCGGCATAGCGAGGACCGGGAAGTGGTTCGCCAGCGAATGGTTCCGCATCGAGCCCGACCTCCTCATCTTCGGAAAGGGCGTGGCAAGCGGCATGGGGCTGAGTGGCGTTATAGGGAGGGCAGAGCTGATGGAGCTCACGAGCGGCTCATCCCTGCTGACGCCAGCCGCGAACCCCGTAATATCAGCGGCGGCCAAGGCGACGTTGGAGATAATAGAGAAGGAGAACCTCCTCGAGAACGCCCTTCGCGTCGGAGCATTCATTATGAAGAGGCTAAGGGAGATGCAGGAGGAGTTCGAGATTATAGGGGACGTTCGCGGCAAAGGTTTGATGATCGGTGTCGAAATAGTCAGGGATGAGAGGCCAGATCCTGAGCTCACGGGTAAGATATGCTGGCGCGCCTTTGAGCTCGGCCTAATACTGCCGAGCTACGGAATGTTCGGGAACGTCATAAGGATCACTCCACCACTCGTCATAACCGAGGAAGTAGCAGAAAGGGGGCTAGAGATAATGGAGACCGCGATTAGGGATGCACTCGCCGGAAGGGTTTATAAGAAGGTCGTTACATGGCACTAA
- a CDS encoding alanine/glycine:cation symporter family protein, translating to MGGIVDFINWLDGEVWGPPIIVLLIGTGLLLTIVLGGIQFRRLGWAIKFTLSEGRKKTGEGDITPFQALMATISGTVGIGNIAGVATAIHYGGPGALFWMWVTALVGMATRYSEGLLGVAFRGKLPDGTMIGGTFNFLEKGFAEVKGTGISRAIAAILMLLFAAFIARDGLGLAGGLKVLAFIIAILFAILGLALLQESKLPVIGKILAVLFALFAAIAAFGIGNMTQSNSVADAIETAFGIPAWVTGLALAILTFIVVIGGIKRIGEVAEALVPFMAIVYFLFAIGVWIKFAGQIPSAIAMIIKDAFTGRAVAGGAIGQVIIWGVKRGLFSNEAGLGTATLAHAAAKTDHPARQAHVAMLGPFIDTLIICSLTGISIVVTGAYTKYPDLNGAPLTQAAFAEAFGHLGEIMVAIGIILFAYSTILAWSFYGRQNIMYLAKWITRDPEKFARLYPKLHLVYNLLFVVFIYIGAVTKLETVWNFSDMMNGLMAIPNLVGLIVLYPIIKQYTKDFLAKNP from the coding sequence ATGGGCGGTATAGTTGACTTCATTAACTGGCTTGATGGAGAGGTCTGGGGTCCTCCTATAATAGTGCTACTGATAGGCACCGGACTATTGCTAACAATCGTCCTCGGTGGTATCCAGTTCCGCAGGCTAGGCTGGGCCATAAAGTTCACCCTCTCCGAGGGAAGGAAAAAGACCGGCGAGGGAGACATCACACCTTTTCAGGCTCTTATGGCCACGATATCGGGAACCGTAGGTATCGGTAACATAGCCGGTGTCGCCACGGCCATACACTACGGCGGCCCAGGTGCCTTGTTCTGGATGTGGGTTACAGCCCTCGTCGGTATGGCCACAAGGTATTCGGAGGGTCTGCTGGGCGTCGCCTTCAGGGGCAAGCTACCCGATGGGACCATGATAGGAGGAACCTTCAACTTCCTCGAGAAGGGCTTCGCCGAGGTCAAGGGGACAGGCATCAGCAGGGCAATCGCGGCCATACTTATGCTCCTCTTTGCGGCGTTCATAGCCAGGGATGGCCTCGGCCTGGCAGGTGGTCTTAAGGTTCTTGCCTTCATAATAGCGATCCTCTTCGCGATACTCGGCCTTGCCCTGCTACAGGAGAGCAAGCTACCCGTGATCGGTAAGATACTGGCAGTGCTCTTCGCCCTGTTCGCCGCCATAGCGGCCTTCGGTATAGGCAACATGACCCAGTCCAACTCGGTGGCGGATGCCATAGAGACAGCCTTTGGCATACCTGCTTGGGTCACAGGGCTCGCGCTGGCAATCCTGACCTTCATAGTTGTCATCGGTGGTATCAAGAGAATAGGCGAAGTCGCGGAGGCCTTAGTTCCGTTCATGGCCATAGTGTACTTCCTCTTTGCGATCGGTGTCTGGATAAAGTTTGCCGGCCAGATACCGAGCGCCATAGCCATGATAATCAAGGATGCCTTTACAGGCAGGGCCGTTGCCGGTGGTGCAATAGGTCAGGTGATAATCTGGGGCGTCAAGAGAGGGCTGTTCTCCAACGAGGCAGGTCTCGGTACCGCTACGCTGGCCCACGCCGCGGCCAAGACCGACCACCCGGCCAGACAGGCTCACGTGGCCATGCTCGGGCCCTTCATCGACACCCTGATAATATGCTCCCTCACGGGTATAAGCATCGTCGTCACGGGCGCCTACACCAAGTACCCCGACCTCAACGGTGCTCCGCTGACCCAGGCCGCCTTCGCCGAGGCCTTTGGGCACCTTGGTGAGATAATGGTCGCCATAGGCATAATACTCTTCGCCTATTCGACGATTCTGGCATGGTCCTTCTACGGCAGGCAGAATATCATGTACCTGGCCAAGTGGATAACCCGGGACCCCGAGAAGTTCGCTAGGCTCTACCCGAAGCTTCACTTAGTCTATAACCTCCTCTTCGTGGTCTTCATATACATCGGAGCCGTCACCAAGCTCGAGACTGTCTGGAACTTCTCGGACATGATGAACGGCCTCATGGCAATCCCGAACCTCGTGGGCCTCATAGTGCTCTACCCCATAATTAAGCAGTACACCAAGGACTTCCTCGCCAAGAACCCGTAA